ATTGACGGGGGTCGCCCCGCCATAGTACCCCGTGCTGCATGTCCGGCAGCGATGGCCTTCGATTCTGGCCACTCACAGACGTAGGCAAGGTCCGCGACCACAATGAGGACAGCTTCCTGGTGGACAGGAAGCTGAATCTCTTCGTGGTCTGCGACGGCATGGGCGGACACGCGGCCGGCGAGGTGGCCAGCTCCATGACCGCCCGCGTGGTGCGCGAGACGCTCGCCGAGGAGCAGGACCTGCTGCTGAGCTACGAGCAGGGCAACGAGACATCGCGCCAGTCCATCCTCGAGCTCATGGAGAAGGCCAGCCAGCGGGCCTGCTCGGCCGTGCACCAAGAGGGTGTGCGCGATGAGAGCAAGCGCGGCATGGGCACCACCCTGGTGGCGCTCACCATCATCGGCAACCGCGGCTTCATCTGCCACGTGGGCGACTCGCGCATCTACCTGTACCGGCAGGGTGCCGTCCACCAGCTCACCGAGGACCACTCGCTCATCAACGAGCTGCTCAAGCGAGGTCGTCTGACCCGCGAGCAGATCGGGAAGATGAACTACAAGAACGCGGTCACCCGCGCGGTGGGTGTCTACGAGAGCGTGGACGCCGACGTGTTCGACTTCGACGTGCTGCCGGGCGACCGCTACCTGCTCTGCAGCGACGGGCTCCACGACTACCTCGAAGAGAGCGTGCTCGCGCGCATGTTCGACGAGATCCCGGAGGACGAGCTCTCACAGCGCCTGGTGCAGCTCGCCAACGACGGCGGCGGCAAGGACAACATCACCGCCCTGGTGGTGCGCGTCCCGGAAGACACCAGCGGCGTGGACAAGCTGGTGCGCGAGGTCAACCTCAAGCTGGAGATGCTGCACAAGATGCCGCTCTTCCGCTTCGTCACGTACCAAGAGCTGGTCCGCGTGGTGAACATCACCGACGTGAAGACCTTCGCGGCGGGCGAGACGGTGGTCACCGAGGGCGACGAGGGCGAGGAGATGTTCCTGGTGCTCTCCGGCAAGGTGCGCATCCACACCGGCGAGACGCTCATCGCGCACCTCGGGCCCGGCCAGCACCTGGGCGAGATGTCGCTCATCGACAAGGCGCCGCGCAGCGCCAGCGTCACGGCCGAAGAAGAGAGCCGCCTGCTCATCATCGGGCGCCGCGGCTTCTTCGACCTGGTGCGCAAGAACCACGACATCGCGGTGAAGCTGCTGTGGAGCTTCCTGGGCGTGCTCAACCAGCGCCTGCGCACCACCAGCCGCGAGCTGGGTGAGACGCGTGACGAACTGCACCGTGTGCTGGTGGCACGGGCCAGCGTGCCCCCCCCCACGCCGCCTCCCAAGACGCCGACCGAGGGGTAGAAAAGGTGTATCTTCGCGCCATGTTGCTCGCGCTCTCGACACGCGCCCGGCTCCGTTCGGCCTGGCCTTCGCTCCTCCCGTTCATCCTGCTCTCGGCGGCCTCGCTGACCATGGTCCGCACGGCCCACGCCGATGTGGTGGTGGACGACACCCTCGGCGCCATGGCCACCATCACGGGGCCCGACTACGTGGTGAGCGCCAGCCACGGCAGCGTGGTGGGCGACACGCTCTACCTGTCCTTCACCACGCTCGTCGTGGGCGTGGACGAGACGCTCACCATCAACGGCCCGGCCAACGTGGAGCATGTGGTCGTGCGCGTCACGGGAGGCGCAACGGCTCAGTTCGGCGGCACCGTCACGCTCGGCATCGCCGATGCGTCGCTCATCATCGCCAGCCCCGCCGGCCTCGCGGTCACCGAAGGCGGCGTCTTCACGGTGACGGGAGACCTGGTGCTGACCACGGCCGACTACGTGCGCGCGTCCTCGGGCGACCGCTTCCAGGTGCCGCCCATCGCCAGTGAAGACCTGCCCAACACGGCGCCCGCGCACCTCGGCTTCTTGGCCGGCCCGGGCGGCTCCCTGGTCATCTCGGATGCCGGCATCACGCTCACGGGGGACCTGCGCGTCGTGGCGGGCTCGGTGACCATCACGGACAGCTCACTCGAGGCCAACCACGTGGCGCTCATCGGCGCCACGCTGGGCGAGGTGGCGCTGGCCACCCTGGACCTCAGCAGCATGTCGGGCATGGGCACCCTCAGCCTGGCGGACGTGGAGGTCACCTCCGAAGAGAACGAGCTGGTGCGCCCCGTGGGCTGTGGCAACGGCTGGCGCGACCCGGGCGAGGCCTGCGACGACGGCCCCAACATGAGCGCCGTCGTTCCGGATGCTTGCCGGCCAGGCTGCATCGCGCCCACCTGCGGCGACGGCATCGAAGACAGCACCGAAGAGTGCGACCTGGGGGCGTCCAACTCCAACACCGTGGTGGACCGGTGCCGCCTCGACTGCGACGACGCAGGCTGCGGCGACGGCGTGTTGGACACGGGCGAGATCTGCGACATGGGCGCCATGAACTCCGACACCACGCTGGGCGCGTGCCGCACCAGCTGCACGTTCGCCATCTGTGGCGACGGAGTGCGGGTGTTCGGTGAAGAGTGCGACAGCGGCGCCGCCAACTCGGACACCGCCGTGGACGCCTGCCGCGCCGACTGCCAGGCCGCTGGCTGCGGGGACGACGTCATCGACACCGGCGAAGAGTGCGACGACGGCGCCAACAACTCGGCCGGCTCGGCGGACGCGTGCCGCGACGACTGCAAGCTGCCCCGCTGCGGCGACCGCGTGGTGGACACGGGCGAGTTCTGCGACGACGGTCCGTTCAACTCGGACGACACACCGGAGCGCTGCCGCATGGACTGCCAGAGCGCCAACGGGCCCCTCGAGCTGATCGGTGGCGCCTGCGAGGTGCCCCGCAGCCCGTCTGGCGAGTGGCCGCTGGGTGCCTTCGTGCTGGCCGCTGTGGCCATCTTGGTTCCGCTACGACGCCGCGGCAGCTGAAGCCGGCGTGAGCTGCAGCGGGAGCTGCGTGAGCGTGCGCGTGAAGACGCTGGGCCGGTGCGCAGCGCCACCCACGCCGGGCCCGAAAGCCTCGGTCTGCGCGAGCAGCTGTGCGAGCGCGATCTGGATCTCGCGCCGCGCCAGGTGCGCCCCGAGGCACAGGTGCGCGCCATAGCCAAAGGTCATGTGCTGGCGCAGCCCGGGCCGGTCCGTGCGCAGCTCCGTGGGTTCCTCGAAGCGCGCGGCGTCGCGGTTGGCGCTGGCCCAGAGCAGCATCAGGCGCGCGCCCTTGGGGAG
This region of Sandaracinaceae bacterium genomic DNA includes:
- a CDS encoding Stp1/IreP family PP2C-type Ser/Thr phosphatase; its protein translation is MSGSDGLRFWPLTDVGKVRDHNEDSFLVDRKLNLFVVCDGMGGHAAGEVASSMTARVVRETLAEEQDLLLSYEQGNETSRQSILELMEKASQRACSAVHQEGVRDESKRGMGTTLVALTIIGNRGFICHVGDSRIYLYRQGAVHQLTEDHSLINELLKRGRLTREQIGKMNYKNAVTRAVGVYESVDADVFDFDVLPGDRYLLCSDGLHDYLEESVLARMFDEIPEDELSQRLVQLANDGGGKDNITALVVRVPEDTSGVDKLVREVNLKLEMLHKMPLFRFVTYQELVRVVNITDVKTFAAGETVVTEGDEGEEMFLVLSGKVRIHTGETLIAHLGPGQHLGEMSLIDKAPRSASVTAEEESRLLIIGRRGFFDLVRKNHDIAVKLLWSFLGVLNQRLRTTSRELGETRDELHRVLVARASVPPPTPPPKTPTEG